Proteins encoded together in one Mugil cephalus isolate CIBA_MC_2020 chromosome 16, CIBA_Mcephalus_1.1, whole genome shotgun sequence window:
- the LOC125021936 gene encoding tumor necrosis factor receptor superfamily member 13B produces the protein MGKRCAEDHYWDNLVKDCINCQIICHPGPVYGKCASYCEAASCKALHGHYYDILLKKCVKCAEICGRHPAECSQHCQSPPTPMITVKPQTPPATTHVPISRRPVVLEDSAILIYSLLAMCIVLLFCSLSLALAVLLKRRKDKTSDQGRKKGANRRESGVAHSGQDVEMLSSQQGSSSKVFLTNCPNYREASDDATPTETCVCVHCFPDLKALGHSSDRPLREPYSFYQQTVLHRAQIQNGDPLWTEENLHNSGAEVRAEAAVG, from the exons ATGGGTAAACGCTGCGCCGAGGATCACTACTGGGACAACTTGGTCAAGGACTGTATAAACTGTCAAATCATATGTCATCCCGGACCGGTCTACGGTAAATGCGCCAGTTACTGCG AAGCTGCGAGTTGCAAGGCTCTCCATGGCCACTACTACGACATACTGCTGAAGAAATGCGTTAAGTGTGCAGAGATTTGTGGCAGGCATCCAGCAGAATGCTCCCAGCACTGCCAGA GTCCGCCAACTCCGATGATCACCGTGAAGCCCCAGACCCCTCCAGCTACCACACACGTGCCGATCTCCAGAAGGCCCGTAGTCCTGGAAGACTCTGCCATCCTGATTTACTCCCTCCTGGCAATGTGCATAGTGCTGCTGTTTTGTAGCTTGTCTCTGGCGCTGGCGGTCCTCCTGAAGAGACGCAAGGACAAAACCTCGGACCAAGGACGCAAGAAAGGCGCTAACCGCAGGGAGAGTGGCGTGGCCCACTCAGGACAGGACGTTGAAATGCTAAGTAGCCAGCAAGGTAGCAGCTCCAAAG TTTTCTTGACGAACTGCCCCAATTACCGCGAGGCATCAGATGACGCCACCCCGACAGAGACCTGCGTGTGTGTCCACTGTTTCCCTGACCTGAAAGCACTAGGTCATAGCAGCGACAGGCCACTGAGAGAACCCTACTCATTCTATCAGCAGACGGTCCTCCATCGAGCCCAGATCCAAAACGGGGATCCCCTCTGGACTGAGGAGAACCTCCACAACTCCGGCGCGGAGGTCCGGGCCGAGGCAGCGGTGGGATGA
- the usp22 gene encoding ubiquitin carboxyl-terminal hydrolase 22, whose amino-acid sequence MSPAGCPHVSGFKVDNWKQNLRVIYQCFVWSGSAETRKRKAKSCICHMCGAHLNRLHSCLYCVFFACFAKKHIHEHAKSKRHNLAIDLLYGGIYCFMCQDYIYDKEIEQIAKEEQRKAWKMQGIGEKYSTWEPTKRELELLRHNPKRRRITSNCTIGLRGLINLGNTCFMNCIVQALTHTPLLRDFFLSDRHKCEMQSNSCLVCEMSQLFQEFYSGHRSPHIPFRLLHLVWTHARHLAGYEQQDAHEFLIAALDVLHRHCKDDNGKKANNPNHCNCIIDQIFTGGLQSDVTCQVCHGVSTTIDPFWDISLDLPGSSTPFWPLSPGGDGSALNGESHTTGATTLTDCLRRFTRPEHLGSSAKIKCSGCHSYQESTKQLTMKKLPIVACFHLKRFEHSAKLRRKITTYVSFPLELDMTPFMASSKESRMNGQYQQTVDPFNNDNKYSLFAVVNHQGTLESGHYTTFIRQHKDQWFKCDDAIITKASIKDVLDSEGYLLFYHKQFLEYE is encoded by the exons ATGAGTCCTGCAGGCTGCCCCCATGTCAGCGGCTTCAAAGTGGACAACTGGAAGCAGAACCTGAGGGTTATTTATCAGTGTTTCGTGTGGAGCGGTTCGGCCGAGACCAGAAAACGCAAg GCCAAGTCATGTATCTGCCACATGTGCGGCGCCCACCTCAACAGACTCCACTCCTGCCTCTACTGCGTCTTCTTCGCCTGCTTTGCCAAAAAACATATCCACGAGCATGCCAAGAGCAAAAGGCATAACCTAg CTATCGACCTGCTGTACGGGGGAATTTACTGCTTTATGTGCCAAGACTACATTTATGACAAAGAGATAGAACAGATTGCCAAAGAGGAACAGAGGAAAGCCTGGAAGATGCAAG gcaTAGGAGAGAAGTACTCGACATGGGAGCCCACCAAGCGAGAGCTGGAGCTGCTCCGCCACAACCCTAAGAGGAGGAGAATCACCTCTAACTGCACCATAG GCCTGAGAGGTCTGATAAACCTGGGCAACACGTGCTTCATGAACTGCATCGTGCAGGCGCTGACGCACACCCCGCTGTTGAGAGACTTCTTCCTGTCCGACCGGCACAAATGCGAGATGCAGAGCAACTCGTGCCTGGTGTGCGAGATGTCGCAGCTCTTCCAGGAG TTCTACTCAGGCCACCGCTCTCCTCACATCCCGTTCCGTCTCCTCCACCTGGTGTGGACGCACGCCCGTCACCTGGCCGGCTACGAGCAGCAGGACGCCCACGAGTTCCTCATCGCGGCGCTGGACGTCCTGCACAGACACTGCAAAG ATGACAACGGAAAGAAAGCCAACAACCCAAACCACTGTAACTGCATCATCGACCAAATCTTCACAGGGGGCCTGCAGTCTGACGTCACCTGTCAAGTCTGcca TGGTGTGTCGACAACCATAGACCCGTTCTGGGACATCAGCCTGGACCTGCCGGGCTCCTCCACACCGTTCTGGCCCCTGAGCCCCGGAGGAGACGGGTCGGCGCTCAACGGAGAGAGTCACACCACTGGAGCCACGACGCTCACAGACTGTCTGCGCAG GTTCACCCGACCGGAGCACCTCGGCAGCAGCGCTAAGATCAAGTGCAGCGGTTGCCATAGTTACCAAGAGTCCACCAAGCAGCTGACCATGAAGAAGCTGCCCATCGTGGCCTGCTTTCACCTCAAA AGGTTTGAGCATTCAGCCAAACTGCGACGGAAGATCACTACGTACGTCTCCTTCCCGCTGGAGCTGGACATGACTCCGTTCATGGCCTCGAG TAAAGAAAGCCGGATGAATGGACAGTACCAGCAGACTGTGGACCCCttcaacaatgacaacaa GTATAGTTTGTTTGCCGTGGTGAACCACCAGGGGACGCTAGAGAGCGGCCACTACACCACCTTCATCCGGCAGCACAAGGACCAGTGGTTCAAATGCGACGACGCCATCATCACCAAGGCTAGCATCAAGGACGTACTGGATAGTGAAGG GTACCTCTTGTTTTACCACAAACAGTTCCTGGAGTACGAATAG